The bacterium genomic interval TAAAATCATAGGTTATTGTATAGATGTACATAAAGAGTTAGGTCCGGGATTTATTGAAACTGTTTATCACAAAAGCTTAGAGAGCAAATTTAAAGATGAAAAACTAAACTTTGAATCTGAGAAGGAGATACCAATATATTATCATAATAGATTTGTTGGAATACATAAGTTAGATTTCTTAATAGAGAATGAGATTATTTTGGAAATTAAGACAGTTGAAGAAA includes:
- a CDS encoding GxxExxY protein; translation: MEKEEREILINKIIGYCIDVHKELGPGFIETVYHKSLESKFKDEKLNFESEKEIPIYYHNRFVGIHKLDFLIENEIILEIKTVEEIHNKYYAQVRSYLKAVDKKMGLLINFADFKLDIRRVEINK